The DNA sequence AAATCTACTATATAAAAGGGGTGGAGCGCATGCTAGTGAAAATTGAGGCCATCGTGAGGCCGGAGAAGACCGAACAGATTTTAGCGAAACTCGCTGAAAAAGGGCACACCGCCGTGACGCGGATGGACGTGTACGGACGGGGGAAACAGGCAGGCATCCATATCGGAGACGTCTTCTACGACGAATTGCCGAAGGAATTGCTGTTCTTGGTGGCCGAGGCAGCCCATGAAAAGGAAATCGTCGACGTGATCACCACACAGGCGCGCACAAGCGACCTGGGCAACTACGGCGACGGCCGAATATTCGTGCACGCAATCGAAAATGCCTATACGATCAGTAACGGCACAGAAGGACTTTAATAGAAGGACTGTAAAGGTGGGAATTGTATGAAGGAAGTGACAGCGATCATTCGCCTGAACAAGGTGACGGAAACGAAACAAAAACTGGCTGCAGGCGGCTTTCCTGGGTTCACCTGCCGAAAAGTCTTCGGACGCGGCAAGAACCCTCTTACAGGGAAGGATTTGCGCGAGCCAACCGGTCACAGCGTGCTGATGCCGAAGCGGATGTTTACGATCGTGACGGAGGATGAGCATGTGGACAACGTGATTGGCATCCTGCTGGCGGTCAACAGCACCGGCCAGGCGGGGGACGGCAAGATTTTCGTGCAAACGATCGCCCGCGAATATCAGGTACGCCGCGCATGACCCAGTTGAGGCAAAAAGAGACCAAGGAGGACAATTTTATGAAGAAAGCAGATACGCTCACAAGCGATGCACTGATTCCCGAGCAAAGCACGTCCGCGACCGCGGCAAAGAAAAGACGAAAGAGGATCCAGCCGGAAAAAATGATCACCGTCGGCACCGTCACAGCGATCATGGTGCTCTGGTATGTCGTTACCGCGCTGGGGCTGGTCAGCCCGATGTTGCTGCCGAGCCCGTTGGCGGTTTGGACGGCCTTCGTGGAGATCCTCTTCAACGGCTATAAAGGCTTCTCCTTGCTGCAGCATATCGGCACCAGCTTATGGCGCCTGCTCAGCGCCTTCGGATTGGCGATCATCGCCGCGATTCCGTTGGGCCTGCTCAGCGGCTACAACACGAAGATCAAAGCGGCCTTGGATCCGATCATCAACTTCTACCGTCCGCTGCCGCCATTGGCTTACTATACTTTGTTGGTAATGGGGCTTGGGATTGCCGATGCTTCGAAAGTCGCCTTGCTGTTCCTGGCGGCCTTCGCACCGATCTACGTCAGCTGCGTTTCGGCCGTCTCAAAAGTCAACAAAGACTTCATCAACAGCGCGAAAACGGTAGGCGCCAACAAGACGCAGGTGTTCTTCCACGTCATCCTGCCGTCCTGCTTGCCGGATATCCTGACAAGCCTGCGCACCGCGCTCAGCGTCGCCTACACGACCCTCGTCTCGGCGGAAATGGTCGCGGCCATGACCGGGATCGGCTGGCTGGTCCTCGACGCCAGCAACTACCTGCGCAGCGACATCGTCTTCGTCGGCATCATCATCATGGGCATCACCGGCATTCTTTTGGATAAAATCATCGTCAGCATACAAAATAAATTTGTCCCTTGGGCAGGAAAATAATCGGAAAATACTAGGAGGCTTTTTATGAAAAAAACCAATCTGTTCTCTAAATTACTGTTCTTATCTTGCTCGGCGCTTCTGTTCGCGGCTTGCGGCAGCGCGGACGGCGCGACCGACTCTTCCACCGCTTCGGCGGATGGCGATCTACCTGAGAAAGTCGTCATTGCGACTCTGGAAATGCCGAACGACGAAGGCATTGCGAAAGCGGAAGGCTATTTCGAGGATGAACTGGGTGTGCCTGTCGAAGTCGTCCAATTCGAAAGCGGAAAGGCGATCAACCAGGCCATGGTTTCCGGCGCCGTCGACTTCGGCCTGACCGGTTCGGGTTCGGCCGTATTGGGCATCGCTTCGGGCATCCCGATCGAAATGATCTGGATCCATGAGACGCTCGGCTCCGTTGAATCCTTGGTTGCCAAGAATGAACTGAACGCGACCTCCCTGGAAGACCTGAAAGGCAAGAACATCGGCGTTCCTTTCGCCAGCACCGCCCACTACAGCCTGTTGCGCGCCATCACGGCCAGCGGTTTTGAAGAGACTGATTTCGCATTGATCGATCTGCAGCCGTCCGACCTCTTTGCGGCTTGGCAGCGCGGCGACATCGACGCGGCCTACATCTGGGAGCCTACCCTCAGCGAACTTTTGGCGGACGGAAATATCGTCCTGCACAGCGGCGACGTGGCTGAAATGGGCTACATGACCGCCAACGTCGAAATCGTCCGCAGCGAATTCGGGGAAGCCTATCCGGAAATCGTCGAGAAATACATCGCTTGCGTCGATAAAGCCGTAACGCTTTACCGGGAAGACCCCGATCAAGCCATCGCAATCATCGCTGAGCAATTGAACATCACCGAAGCGTCCGCCAAGCTGCAAATGGAAGGCCAAAACTGGATTTCCGCTGAGGAACAATTGGATGCAGCCAACCTGGGCACTTCCGAAGCAGTCGGCGCAATGGCGGCCACCATGTATGACATGGGCCAATTCTACCTGGATCAAGGCAATATCACCGCATCGCCGAGCGAAGAAGATTTCGCTGCAGGCATCAACACAACGTACATCGAAGCTTATCTGGATTCGAAAGAATAGGGGGAACCGCTATGCAGAGGACTTATGAAGGAATCAACGGAAAGACAGTGGTAAAACTGGAGGATGTCGAACTGGTCTACAACAGTGAAATAGGGACCGTGACGGCCTTGGCCCAAGTCAATCTCGACATCCAAGCAGGCGAGTTCATCTGCGTAATGGGACCATCCGGCTGCGGCAAGAGCACGCTCCTGAACATCATCTCGGGCTTCATGCAGCCGACGGACGGGCAAGCCTTGATGGACGGCAAACCGATCGAAGGGCCGGATTGGCAGCGCGGCGTAGTCTTCCAGTCGCCGCCGCTCTATCCGTGGCTGACGATCAAAGAGAACGTCAACTTCGGTCTGCGCATGCGCAACATCCCGGAACAGGAACGCGAGGCGATCACCGAAGAATATCTGGAAATCGTCGGACTCCAGGACTTCGCCAACCGCAAGCCGTATGAACTTTCCGGCGGGATGAAGCAGCGCGCTTCTTTGGCGAAAGTGCTGGTCAACGAACCGGGCATGATCCTGATGGATGAACCGTTCGGCGCGCTCGATGCTTTGACCCGCGACAAGATGCAGGCGCTGATCCGCCGCATCTGGATGAAGAACCAGAGCACCGTCTTCTTCATCACCCATGACGTCGACGAAGCCTTGTCGCTGGCGACGAAAGTCATCGTCATGTCCAGCCGCCCCGGCCGCATCGTGAAGGTGCTCGACACCGACTTCACCTACGACATGGACGGCGCCAACAGCGAAAGCGCCCGCTACTCCAAGCAATACATGACGATGCGCGAATCGATCCTGAACGTCATCAACCAAAAAGACGAGCTGGCTGTGTAGGTTGGATGGTATAATCATGTTTGAGGGCTTCGGCCGTTGGACGGCCGGAAATGGCCTGAAAAGATGAATAACTGTCTGTTATTCATCTTTTCAGGCCTGGCGATGGTAAAAAAGATGAATAATGAAAAAGAATTCATCTTTTTTAACTAATTTCGCTCCAAAAAGATGAATAAAGAGCATGAATCCATCTTTAGCGGGCTCGCCCGCGGAAAAACATGAATAACAATCATGAATCCATGGTTTCGGTCTTGGGGGGCGGGCAATCCGATGAAAGATACGCTTCAATAATACGGGGCCGCCTCGCAGGAGGCTGCCCCATAGCCATTTAAAAGAAAAACCTACTGCAGAAAGGGTGCATGGAATGGATTGGAATTATCAACAACCAGTGAAAATCATCTTCGGAAACGGGAAAATTTCCGCCTTGAAGGAGGTCATCACGGAGTTGGGGAAGACGGACGGTATCTTGATCTGTTCGCGTTCCTTCCGCAAATCCGGCCTGGCCGACAAAGTCATCGCGGAAGCGGGCGGCCTCTTGACCGCCGTCTACAGCGACGTTTCGCCAAATCCTGAGGTGAGCGAAGTCGAAGCCTGCGCCGAGCTGATGCGCGAGCAGGATTCCAAATTTGTGGTCGCGCTGGGCGGAGGAAGCGTGATGGACCTCGCCAAAGCCGCCGCGACGATCGCAACGGTGGACGAGTCGATCAGTCTTTACCACGGCACCGGCAAAGCTTTGCCGGAAACATTCCTGCCTTTGATCGCTGTGCCGACGACTTCCGGAACCGGCAGCGAAGTCACGAGCGTCTCGGTCCTCTCCGACCACGCAACCGGCAAAAAAGCGCCGATCCTGTCGCCGAACTTTTTTCCGGCCTACGCCGTCGTTGATCCGGAATTGACCTATACTTGTCCGCCGACCGTGACCGCCTGCTCCGGGATCGATGTCCTTTGCCAAGCAATCGAAGGCTACTGGAGCGTGAACCACCAGCCAATCTGCGACGCGCTGGCGATCCACGCAGCCAAATTGGTGTTTGAGCACCTGCCGGTCGCCTATGCAAACCCGACAGATGCCACCGCGCGCGAAAAGATGGCCGAAGCCTCCGTCATCGCCGGCCTGGCTTTCGCGCTGCCGAAAACGACATCCTCGCACGCCGTCTCCTATCCGCTGACGAATCTCTACGGCATCCCGCACGGCGAAGCTTGCGGTCTGACGATCGATTACTTCGCCAAAGTGAATGCCCTGCTGGAGACGGATGGTCGCGTGACCGCCTTCGCCAAAGCACTCGGCTTCGCCGACGCAGCTGCGATGGCCGAAGCCATCACAGCGCTGAAAAAACAGATCGGCTTGCGGACGGATTTGACGGATTTGGACTTGTCCGATGCCCAGGTCGATGAACTGGTGCAGCTTTCCCATCACCCGAACCTCGAGAACAATCCAGTCAAAATCACAGATGACATCCTCTACGATCTGTTCGGGACGTTGACCAAGAAAGAGATGTATGTGGAGCAGCCGTAACCGGCTGCTTTTCTCTTTCAAAAACAAGGAATACCCCGCCAAAACCTGTTTCGGCGGGGTATTCCTGTTGTGCAAAGTTCAAGATTCCCCGCCAAAACTGATTTGGCGGGCTATATCAGCGTCATGCGGCCCGAAATAAACCGCCAAAGTCTGTTTGGCGGGGAAACCCCGCCCCGAGGTTTGAAACATTCTAAATCTTTTTGCCTTTACCCCAAAAAACCAGCCACCCAACCTCAAAACAAGGCTGGATGGCTGTTTTTCTAGTTGCCTTAAAAATTAGTCATGACGCAAAGCTTCGATCGGATCGAGCTTGGCTGCTTTATTGGCAGGGAAGACACCGGCGATGACGCTGATGATGACGCTGGCCAGAATGCCCAACAAGGCATAGGTCGGGGTCATGTGCAGGATGGTCGTCCCGAAGATGAGCTCGACCGCCACGTTGCCGATTGTGGAAAGCAGGGCGGCGATGCCGACACCGAGCAGGCCGCTGAACAAGCCGATCAGGAAGGATTCGGAGACGAAGATGCGGCGGATGTCTTTGTTGCGCCCGCCGATCGCTTTGATGACGCCGATTTCCTGTGTCCGCTCAACGACGCTGATGTAAAGGACGGTCAGGATCATGATGGCCGATACGAACAAGGAAATGCCAGCCACACCGGCTAGGATATAGGTGAAGATATCCAGCAATTTCGTGAAGGTTTTTGCCAGCGTGTCGGTGGAAGAGCCCGCATAACCCAATCCGTTGATCGCATCTTTGATGTCTTGGGAATTGCTTGTTTCATCCGCGAAAAGATACGCGACATTCGGTTCCACGGTCAAGCCGTTTGCAGCGTTCATGTCCGCGAAAGTGTCCATCGTCATGAAGACCGAGTCGAAAGCGCCGGCAGGGCCGATCGCGTTTCCGGCTGTGTAAATGCCGCTGACCGTGTAGGTGCCGATCAAAGGATTGCCGTTGACGGAAAGCTTGACTTCGACTTCGTTGCCGATCATATCCTCAGCGTTTCCGGCCATTCCCTCGGCCATTTCCTCGGTGATCAGAACTTCATCCTGTCCAGGGAATTCGCCGTACAAAATGTTGGAGTAGGTCATGAACTCCGAAGTCGTGCCGAAGTTCATGAACGGATAATTTTCGCCTTCATAAACGACCGTATCACTGCCCATCGAGAAGGAAGCGTAGGACAATTCCAACTTTTCGACATGCGGAATGGCTTCCAGTTCAGCGATGTTCGCCTCTTCAAACGGGATGTTCTTCGAAAGCTGGGCAGCCGGATTATCAGCGATCAGCGTGCCGCCGATTCCACCACCGCCACCGCCGCCCATGCCGCTTGGTTGCGCCGGGGCAGCTGCTGCGACGGTTTCGACGCTCGCAGCTGCAGAGGTGCCGGATTGCGTCTCCTCGGTCATCCGCGCTTCACTGATGATCGGATTGACGTTTTCATTCATCGTGTCGGTCAGGTAGTCGTTGACGCCTTTTCCGAGCGCCAGCATCAGGATGATGCTCATGATGCCGATGCTTCCGCCCAACGCGATCAGGATGTTTCGGCTCAATTTCTCTTTCATGTTCAACAAAGCCATGCGGATAGCCGCGAAGAAACTCAGGTTTTTATTTTCCTGCTTTTCCTTTATTTGGAAGGCGTTGTCGTGGAACTGCAGCGGTTCGCGCTTTTCGTCATTGATGATTTTGCCGTCGTCGATCGTCACGATGCGGGTGGAACGGGAAGCGACGCGCTCCGAGTGGGTGACCATGATGATCAGCTTGCCGGTTTTCGCGATGTCCTGGATGATGTCCAGCACTTGATCCGACGTCTGGGAATCGAGAGCCCCGGTAGGTTCGTCGGCGATGATGATGTCCGGGTCGTTGACCAGAGCCCGCGCGATCGCCACCCGTTGCTTTTGCCCGCCGGATAATTGGTTCGGTTTCTTGTGGTAATGGTCCTTCAAGCCAAGTTGCTCCAGCACCTCTTTGGCACGGGCTTTTCGGGTTTTGCTGTCGATGTTCGAAAGCGTCATCGCCAAGGTGACGTTGTCCAAAATGGAAAGGTGAGGGACGAGATTGAAACTTTGGAAGATGAAGCCGATTTTCTCTTTGTGGAAAGCGACCATTTCCTTTTCCTTGAACTGGCCGATATTCTCGCCGTCCACCAGTATTTCACCGTCGAATTGCGAATCCAAGCCGCCCAACAGGTTCATCAGCGTCGACTTGCCGCTGCCGGATTCACCGATGATCGAAACCAATTCACCTTTTTCGAAAGACAACTGGACGTC is a window from the uncultured Trichococcus sp. genome containing:
- a CDS encoding P-II family nitrogen regulator; its protein translation is MLVKIEAIVRPEKTEQILAKLAEKGHTAVTRMDVYGRGKQAGIHIGDVFYDELPKELLFLVAEAAHEKEIVDVITTQARTSDLGNYGDGRIFVHAIENAYTISNGTEGL
- a CDS encoding P-II family nitrogen regulator yields the protein MKEVTAIIRLNKVTETKQKLAAGGFPGFTCRKVFGRGKNPLTGKDLREPTGHSVLMPKRMFTIVTEDEHVDNVIGILLAVNSTGQAGDGKIFVQTIAREYQVRRA
- a CDS encoding ABC transporter permease, giving the protein MKKADTLTSDALIPEQSTSATAAKKRRKRIQPEKMITVGTVTAIMVLWYVVTALGLVSPMLLPSPLAVWTAFVEILFNGYKGFSLLQHIGTSLWRLLSAFGLAIIAAIPLGLLSGYNTKIKAALDPIINFYRPLPPLAYYTLLVMGLGIADASKVALLFLAAFAPIYVSCVSAVSKVNKDFINSAKTVGANKTQVFFHVILPSCLPDILTSLRTALSVAYTTLVSAEMVAAMTGIGWLVLDASNYLRSDIVFVGIIIMGITGILLDKIIVSIQNKFVPWAGK
- a CDS encoding ABC transporter substrate-binding protein encodes the protein MKKTNLFSKLLFLSCSALLFAACGSADGATDSSTASADGDLPEKVVIATLEMPNDEGIAKAEGYFEDELGVPVEVVQFESGKAINQAMVSGAVDFGLTGSGSAVLGIASGIPIEMIWIHETLGSVESLVAKNELNATSLEDLKGKNIGVPFASTAHYSLLRAITASGFEETDFALIDLQPSDLFAAWQRGDIDAAYIWEPTLSELLADGNIVLHSGDVAEMGYMTANVEIVRSEFGEAYPEIVEKYIACVDKAVTLYREDPDQAIAIIAEQLNITEASAKLQMEGQNWISAEEQLDAANLGTSEAVGAMAATMYDMGQFYLDQGNITASPSEEDFAAGINTTYIEAYLDSKE
- a CDS encoding ABC transporter ATP-binding protein; amino-acid sequence: MQRTYEGINGKTVVKLEDVELVYNSEIGTVTALAQVNLDIQAGEFICVMGPSGCGKSTLLNIISGFMQPTDGQALMDGKPIEGPDWQRGVVFQSPPLYPWLTIKENVNFGLRMRNIPEQEREAITEEYLEIVGLQDFANRKPYELSGGMKQRASLAKVLVNEPGMILMDEPFGALDALTRDKMQALIRRIWMKNQSTVFFITHDVDEALSLATKVIVMSSRPGRIVKVLDTDFTYDMDGANSESARYSKQYMTMRESILNVINQKDELAV
- a CDS encoding iron-containing alcohol dehydrogenase family protein, translated to MDWNYQQPVKIIFGNGKISALKEVITELGKTDGILICSRSFRKSGLADKVIAEAGGLLTAVYSDVSPNPEVSEVEACAELMREQDSKFVVALGGGSVMDLAKAAATIATVDESISLYHGTGKALPETFLPLIAVPTTSGTGSEVTSVSVLSDHATGKKAPILSPNFFPAYAVVDPELTYTCPPTVTACSGIDVLCQAIEGYWSVNHQPICDALAIHAAKLVFEHLPVAYANPTDATAREKMAEASVIAGLAFALPKTTSSHAVSYPLTNLYGIPHGEACGLTIDYFAKVNALLETDGRVTAFAKALGFADAAAMAEAITALKKQIGLRTDLTDLDLSDAQVDELVQLSHHPNLENNPVKITDDILYDLFGTLTKKEMYVEQP
- a CDS encoding ATP-binding cassette domain-containing protein — protein: MAFLEVNNLNKYYPITDSERFHALKDVQLSFEKGELVSIIGESGSGKSTLMNLLGGLDSQFDGEILVDGENIGQFKEKEMVAFHKEKIGFIFQSFNLVPHLSILDNVTLAMTLSNIDSKTRKARAKEVLEQLGLKDHYHKKPNQLSGGQKQRVAIARALVNDPDIIIADEPTGALDSQTSDQVLDIIQDIAKTGKLIIMVTHSERVASRSTRIVTIDDGKIINDEKREPLQFHDNAFQIKEKQENKNLSFFAAIRMALLNMKEKLSRNILIALGGSIGIMSIILMLALGKGVNDYLTDTMNENVNPIISEARMTEETQSGTSAAASVETVAAAAPAQPSGMGGGGGGGIGGTLIADNPAAQLSKNIPFEEANIAELEAIPHVEKLELSYASFSMGSDTVVYEGENYPFMNFGTTSEFMTYSNILYGEFPGQDEVLITEEMAEGMAGNAEDMIGNEVEVKLSVNGNPLIGTYTVSGIYTAGNAIGPAGAFDSVFMTMDTFADMNAANGLTVEPNVAYLFADETSNSQDIKDAINGLGYAGSSTDTLAKTFTKLLDIFTYILAGVAGISLFVSAIMILTVLYISVVERTQEIGVIKAIGGRNKDIRRIFVSESFLIGLFSGLLGVGIAALLSTIGNVAVELIFGTTILHMTPTYALLGILASVIISVIAGVFPANKAAKLDPIEALRHD